From one Bacillus sp. FJAT-42376 genomic stretch:
- a CDS encoding DUF6526 family protein — protein sequence MENQNYSNHTRMHPLYHYVLSVLILALLVISIVYATGSLMEGVNLLPAIFMVLAAVCLILFYILVRIYPLKAQDRAIRAEENLRHFALTGKLLNPVLTTGQIVALRFASDEELPGLAQRAAENNLPPKKIKESIQNWKADHYRI from the coding sequence ATGGAAAATCAAAATTACAGCAATCATACGAGGATGCACCCGCTTTACCATTATGTTTTATCCGTTCTGATTTTAGCCCTGCTTGTCATTTCGATTGTCTATGCAACAGGTTCACTCATGGAAGGGGTAAATTTGCTTCCAGCCATTTTCATGGTGCTTGCCGCGGTCTGTCTGATTTTATTTTATATTTTAGTGCGAATTTATCCGCTAAAAGCACAGGATCGGGCCATCCGCGCAGAAGAAAATCTCCGGCATTTTGCACTTACAGGGAAGCTGTTAAATCCGGTTCTTACTACAGGGCAAATTGTTGCCCTTCGCTTCGCCTCTGATGAAGAGCTTCCCGGCCTTGCACAAAGAGCGGCAGAGAACAATCTGCCTCCGAAAAAAATTAAAGAAAGCATTCAAAATTGGAAAGCAGATCATTACCGAATCTAA
- a CDS encoding ATP-binding protein, with product MNKEKALQDLISGRKEGLPIAVMMCGVAGSGKTTFAQQLEINGFIRLSIDEEIWASKGRYGIDFRPEEYEQLKEEAEEKLRKQMVKLLANQQSVVIDFSFWQRARREQYKKLIKEAGGEWKLVYLKVEPKELRSRLGIRNKRFDANAQFPITDEILRSFLDGFEVPAGEGEWVIEP from the coding sequence ATGAATAAAGAGAAGGCGCTGCAGGACCTTATATCCGGAAGAAAAGAGGGATTGCCCATCGCTGTCATGATGTGCGGGGTGGCGGGCAGCGGTAAAACCACTTTTGCCCAGCAGCTTGAAATAAACGGCTTCATCCGTCTTTCCATTGATGAAGAAATATGGGCAAGCAAAGGCCGTTATGGCATCGACTTTCGGCCTGAAGAATACGAGCAATTGAAAGAAGAGGCAGAAGAGAAGCTGAGGAAGCAAATGGTGAAATTGCTCGCCAATCAGCAGTCTGTTGTAATTGATTTTAGCTTTTGGCAGAGGGCGAGAAGAGAGCAATATAAAAAACTGATCAAGGAAGCCGGAGGAGAATGGAAACTTGTCTACTTAAAAGTGGAGCCAAAAGAGTTGAGAAGCCGCCTCGGAATCCGAAACAAACGCTTTGACGCAAATGCCCAGTTCCCAATCACAGATGAGATTTTACGTTCATTTTTAGATGGATTTGAAGTGCCGGCGGGCGAGGGAGAATGGGTCATTGAGCCTTAG
- a CDS encoding VOC family protein produces the protein MSSQKITPFFMFSGQAEEAMNFYVTVFEDSEILRVLHHPDGKVLHAIFKLKGQTIMCIDNTNGDDHAFTPALSLFITCDTEEEIESVYHKISENGQVMMPLAPGPFSRKFAWVQDQYGISWQLNFNE, from the coding sequence ATGTCCAGTCAAAAAATCACCCCCTTCTTCATGTTTTCCGGCCAGGCAGAAGAGGCCATGAATTTTTACGTGACCGTTTTTGAAGACTCTGAAATCCTGCGTGTCCTTCACCATCCGGATGGAAAGGTTTTGCATGCCATTTTTAAACTTAAGGGACAAACCATCATGTGCATCGATAATACGAATGGAGATGATCACGCCTTTACACCGGCTCTTTCCTTATTCATTACATGCGATACAGAGGAGGAAATCGAATCGGTCTACCATAAGATTTCAGAAAACGGGCAGGTCATGATGCCGCTTGCGCCCGGGCCGTTCAGCCGGAAATTCGCATGGGTGCAGGATCAATACGGCATCTCCTGGCAGCTGAACTTTAATGAATAA
- a CDS encoding type 1 glutamine amidotransferase domain-containing protein produces MAKHILMVVTTADKMNNGHETGLWLSEFGEAYVEFKKLGYDVTVASPLGGQAPVDDRSLEGGETPQEILDTAKHLENTLKLEDVEDLSIYDAVFMPGGHGTMFDLPDNIKLHEIVRDMYEADKIVAAVCHGPAGLVGVKLSDGTPLVSGKTVTAFTDAEERETTLDQYMPFLLETRLRELGANVVTKENWTDHLQADGNLITGQNPQSTISVAKEVIKQLS; encoded by the coding sequence ATGGCGAAACATATATTAATGGTCGTAACAACGGCTGATAAAATGAACAACGGTCACGAAACAGGACTTTGGCTTTCTGAGTTCGGAGAGGCTTACGTTGAGTTCAAAAAACTTGGATACGACGTAACCGTAGCCAGTCCGCTTGGAGGACAAGCTCCCGTTGACGACCGCAGTCTGGAAGGCGGAGAAACTCCACAGGAAATTCTGGATACAGCAAAGCATCTTGAAAACACATTGAAGCTAGAAGACGTTGAGGATCTCTCCATCTATGATGCAGTCTTCATGCCGGGCGGACATGGTACGATGTTCGACCTTCCGGACAACATCAAGCTTCATGAAATCGTCCGCGATATGTACGAAGCGGATAAAATTGTAGCAGCTGTCTGCCACGGTCCTGCCGGTCTTGTCGGCGTGAAGCTTTCTGACGGAACTCCGCTTGTATCCGGCAAAACCGTAACAGCATTCACAGATGCAGAAGAAAGAGAAACAACGCTTGATCAATACATGCCTTTCTTGCTTGAAACACGCCTTCGCGAGCTTGGTGCGAACGTTGTAACAAAAGAGAACTGGACAGACCATCTTCAAGCCGATGGAAACCTGATCACAGGCCAAAATCCGCAGTCCACCATCAGTGTGGCAAAAGAAGTTATTAAACAATTGAGCTAA